The Zavarzinella sp. sequence TGTATTCTTCCCCACGGTCGCTGGGGCGGACTCGCAAGGCGATATTTCGCTGTAACTCTTTATCAAGCCGGTCTTTCAATTCACGACTGGTAAGCGGTTTGCCATCCTGACCAGTAAATGGCGAATCGTTGATCCGGAATACCATGTCCAGGGTGGGCTCATCGATTTTCACGGGTGGCATCGCTTCGGGATGATCCACATCGGTCACGGTATCGCCGATATCCACATCATCCAGCCCAACCAAAGCGACAATGTCGCCAGCGGAAAGCGATTCCACTTCTTTTTGCCCAGTCTCTCGTATTCCAGCACCTGGACGATGGTGTCGTCGATGATACGGCCATCTTTCTGCTTGATCAGTTTGACCCGCTGGTTCTTTTTGACGGTACCGCGGTTGATCTTTCCGACGGCAATTCGCCCCACGTAATCACTGTATTCCAGCGATACAACCTGCATCTGCAAGGGGCCATCCATGGTCACCACAGGCGGGTCGATTTTTTCCAGAATCGCATCGAACAGTGGGTGCAGGTCGGTGCCAGGCTTGCTCAGATCGCGGGTGGCGATGCCCTGTTTGCCAGAAGCATAAATCAGGGGGAAGTCCATCGTTGCATCATCCGCGCCCAATTCCATGAACAGGTCAAAGATCATGTTGTGGACATCAGGAATACGTGCATCGGGGCGGTCGATCTTGTTGATCACCACCACCGGCTTCAGTTTCTTTTCGAATGCTTTGCGAAGTACGAACCGCGTTTGTGGCAGTGGACCTTCCGCGGCATCGACCAGCAGAAAGACCCCGTCGGCCATCAACAGAATCCGCTCGACTTCCCCGCCGAAATCGGCGTGGCCGGGCGTATCCATGAGATTGACTTTGATGTTGCCTAAACGGATGGCAATATTTTTGCCTAAAATGGTAATCCCACGCTCTCGTTCGAGATCGTTTGAGTCCATAATGAGGCCATGCTGGCCCCCCACCAATTTGTCCAGTTCTTCAGAGCGAAACTGGCCCGATTGGCGTAACATTTGATCCACCATGGTGGTTTTGCCATGGTCAACGTGGGCAATAACTGCCAAGTTCCTAATATCTTGACGCGGCTGCATAAAAAAGCGCTAAATCCTTCCGTTCGATACGATCTTGCAAGAACAATATTAATTGTAGGAACGTTTGGGCTTTCTGCGAGTGGGGAAAATGGGATGGAAAAGTGGCATTTTGCCCACTTATTTATTTCTGTGCAGTATATTTGCCGACATTCGCCCACGGAGCACGTTGCAATAAATAGCAATTCGGCTATATAGCTGATCTGTTTTGAAAGTGTTTCCTAAAGGGACTTTAAGCTGAACGATTGTAAACCCGCTATCCGGAAGTAAATAACGTGAGTGAAGAAGAGGCGCTACTGAAGGCGATCCAACTTTCCCCGGCTGACACTACCGTCAGGCTGGTGTACGCCGACTGGCTGGAAGACCGAGGTGATCCACGTGCAGAGTTCTTGCGACTTCAAAACCAACTTGCTAAGGTTCTCGACCGGCTCCAACATGTGCGAGCAGGGCTGTCCCGTGAATGGATTCAGACTGTTGAGGTCTGCCGGGATGTTGTGTTGCACTCGTTCACACCTGAGAATCGCCGTGCGGTAACCAAAATCGTGCGATTACACTCTGCTATGATGATGGAAGAGATTCGGGACCTGTTCGCACAGCTACCTGCGGTGATACTTAAAAATCAATCTTTGGTGAAAGCGGAACGTGTTCGGCAGGAGTTGGAAAAAGTAGCTGTGGTCACCATTGAGCCGTCAACGGATTGAGATTCAGAAGAACACCAGGATTTTCATCTTCGGTCATTGAATTGACAAAGTAGTTTCAAGTTGATTTGTGAATACAACTTTCAATGTGTACTTTGGCATGCCTGCTGCAAGGGAATATTTGACAAACTTGCACAACTATCATCTGACCAAGATTTGAGCTTCCCCAAATCAACTAAAAATCATGGGGAAAAATACTCGATTCCAAGTGGAATTCCAAGTTCCCAAAGTGTGGGTGTTGCTGGCACGTCAAAGCCAAGTGCCAGAATGTTGCTGTGAATTCCGATATAAACATCAATGAAGTACTTTTTCATTTGAAGATTTTTGAATACTTCAATACGCTTATTCACAAAATTTTCTGTCCATTCTATGACGTGATTTGGGAGGAGTGGCTCATCGACACGATACTCTGTGCACCAATAGCCTGCGGATCGGCATTCACCGTAAGGCACTTTTGATTCGCCTGGTCGCAATGCAATCGAAGGATCTGCGTCTAGTAGCTTTGTCAATTCGGCAGGATCCAAATTTGGATGACAAATTCTTATTGTTGCACTAGACCACCATAAGAATCGTTTAGATTCTATCGTCATCGTTTTTATTCCCCCTCCGATAGACAGAATCTACGTCCAAAGACCTATTTTATTTCTTCTTCTTTTTCTTGGTTTTCAACTGGATTGCCAGGGAGCGATGGGACCAGTCCATCAATATGGTGGGGTTTTGCAGCACTTCTGGTGGGAGGAGATAGTAGGACATCGTCATCGGTTTGTCTGGATATGGCTGGAAGGCGTGGGAGCCAGCTTCGAGATACTCATCACGATTGCTGTCATCGACCTTCAGGTAGACAAGATCGTCTGCAACCAGGCCAAACATTTTGCCATCGCGATACAAACCCGCACCACCAAACATCTTACGTGCGGTTACCCCGCCCCATGTGGCGTACTGATCCAGCACATATTGCAGAAACTCTTCGGAAAGGGCCATTTGCTGCCTCCGTGG is a genomic window containing:
- a CDS encoding TfoX/Sxy family protein yields the protein MALSEEFLQYVLDQYATWGGVTARKMFGGAGLYRDGKMFGLVADDLVYLKVDDSNRDEYLEAGSHAFQPYPDKPMTMSYYLLPPEVLQNPTILMDWSHRSLAIQLKTKKKKKK
- a CDS encoding TIGR02996 domain-containing protein — its product is MSEEEALLKAIQLSPADTTVRLVYADWLEDRGDPRAEFLRLQNQLAKVLDRLQHVRAGLSREWIQTVEVCRDVVLHSFTPENRRAVTKIVRLHSAMMMEEIRDLFAQLPAVILKNQSLVKAERVRQELEKVAVVTIEPSTD
- a CDS encoding GTP-binding protein; the protein is MAVIAHVDHGKTTMVDQMLRQSGQFRSEELDKLVGGQHGLIMDSNDLERERGITILGKNIAIRLGNIKVNLMDTPGHADFGGEVERILLMADGVFLLVDAAEGPLPQTRFVLRKAFEKKLKPVVVINKIDRPDARIPDVHNMIFDLFMELGADDATMDFPLIYASGKQGIATRDLSKPGTDLHPLFDAILEKIDPPVVTMDGPLQMQVVSLEYSDYVGRIAVGKINRGTVKKNQRVKLIKQKDGRIIDDTIVQVLEYERLGKKKWNRFPLATLSLWLGWMMWISAIP